Proteins from a genomic interval of Papaver somniferum cultivar HN1 chromosome 4, ASM357369v1, whole genome shotgun sequence:
- the LOC113274772 gene encoding F-box protein CPR1-like isoform X1: MSSLSSLPEEVQVDIFLRLPDNSILACRCVCKPLCNLLYKPSFIKNHLNLSIQSNRRFMLAIDDNKEMYSINYDSRSASSSRVVGNRAVHVGYPFWDKNIKTLVAVGSCNGLICLGISSGRKNIDEKSCICVWNPSTGEYQNIEIPVNDFNYSSELSYSVRYGFGYDSNIDDYKLVRILDNEIEVYTLGSKSWKTIQCTERYIAIPGHNRRLNVKRRLSGVLHNGSVHWLGGTSTEVIVFFDINNETFMDIPFPEEALPPLPGDRIHKDVGVFGDCLCVAVVVVGFMTEVWVMQDYGVRESWVKQFTINGPSVEIICLPLMPRCYQYSFSKPTWSLENGEILIDEHRGLVSYDQSNGITRRDLFDSMATSRYIASYVKSLAYMKSGTYMEKRTTNGDQKKRKHV, from the exons ATGTCATCATTGTCAAGCCTTCCTGAAGAGGTTCAGGTAGACATCTTTCTCAGATTACCGGATAATTCAATCTTAGCATGTAGATGTGTGTGCAAGCCCTTGTGTAATCTACTTTATAAACCTAGTTTTATCAAGAATCACCTTAATCTATCAATTCAAAGTAACCGTAGATTCATGTTAGCTATCGATGATAACAAAGAGATGTACTctataaattatgattcaagatcagcatcatcatcaagagttgtagGTAATAGAGCTGTTCATGTTGGTTACCCATTTTGGGATAAGAATATTAAAACCCTTGTAGCTGTGGGTTCTTGTAATGGCTTGATTTGCTTAGGAATTTCTAGTGGTAGAAAGAATATTGATGAGAAAAGTTGTATTTGTGTTTGGAACCCATCAACTGGTGAATATCAGAACATTGAAATCCCGGTGAACGACTTCAATTATTCGAGTGAATTAAGCTACTCCGTTAGATATGGGTTCGGATATGACAGCAACATAGATGATTACAAGTTAGTCAGAATTTTAGATAATGAAATTGAAGTCTATACTTTAGGGTCTAAGTCATGGAAAACTATTCAATGCACAGAACGTTACATCGCAATTCCTGGTCACAATAGACGTTTGAATGTTAAAAGAAGACTCTCCGGTGTTCTTCATAATGGATCCGTTCACTGGTTAGGTGGAACTTCGACTGAAGTTATAGTCTTTTTTGATATTAACAACGAGACATTCATGGATATTCCCTTTCCTGAAGAAGCTTTGCCACCTCTACCAGGTGACCGAATTCATAAAGATGTGGGTGTGTTTGGAGACTGCCTGTGCGTAGCTGTTGTTGTTGTAGGTTTTATGACTGAGGTGTGGGTGATGCAAGATTATGGAGTAAGAGAATCTTGGGTTAAACAGTTTACAATTAATGGACCATCGGTGGAAATAATTTGCTTACCACTAATGCCAAGATGCTATCAATATTCTTTTTCCAAGCCAACATGGTCTCTTGAAAATGGGGAGATTCTAATAGATGAGCACCGGGGTTTGGTATCATATGATCAAAGTAATGGGATAACTAGGCGGGATTTGTTCGACAGTATGGCTACGAGCAGGTATATAGCAAGCTATGTGAAAAGCCTAGCCTATATGAAGTCAGGTACTTATATGGAGAAAAGAACTACCAACGGAGACCAGAAGAAGC GTAAACATGTATAA
- the LOC113274772 gene encoding F-box protein CPR1-like isoform X2 has product MSSLSSLPEEVQVDIFLRLPDNSILACRCVCKPLCNLLYKPSFIKNHLNLSIQSNRRFMLAIDDNKEMYSINYDSRSASSSRVVGNRAVHVGYPFWDKNIKTLVAVGSCNGLICLGISSGRKNIDEKSCICVWNPSTGEYQNIEIPVNDFNYSSELSYSVRYGFGYDSNIDDYKLVRILDNEIEVYTLGSKSWKTIQCTERYIAIPGHNRRLNVKRRLSGVLHNGSVHWLGGTSTEVIVFFDINNETFMDIPFPEEALPPLPGDRIHKDVGVFGDCLCVAVVVVGFMTEVWVMQDYGVRESWVKQFTINGPSVEIICLPLMPRCYQYSFSKPTWSLENGEILIDEHRGLVSYDQSNGITRRDLFDSMATSRYIASYVKSLAYMKSGTYMEKRTTNGDQKKRK; this is encoded by the coding sequence ATGTCATCATTGTCAAGCCTTCCTGAAGAGGTTCAGGTAGACATCTTTCTCAGATTACCGGATAATTCAATCTTAGCATGTAGATGTGTGTGCAAGCCCTTGTGTAATCTACTTTATAAACCTAGTTTTATCAAGAATCACCTTAATCTATCAATTCAAAGTAACCGTAGATTCATGTTAGCTATCGATGATAACAAAGAGATGTACTctataaattatgattcaagatcagcatcatcatcaagagttgtagGTAATAGAGCTGTTCATGTTGGTTACCCATTTTGGGATAAGAATATTAAAACCCTTGTAGCTGTGGGTTCTTGTAATGGCTTGATTTGCTTAGGAATTTCTAGTGGTAGAAAGAATATTGATGAGAAAAGTTGTATTTGTGTTTGGAACCCATCAACTGGTGAATATCAGAACATTGAAATCCCGGTGAACGACTTCAATTATTCGAGTGAATTAAGCTACTCCGTTAGATATGGGTTCGGATATGACAGCAACATAGATGATTACAAGTTAGTCAGAATTTTAGATAATGAAATTGAAGTCTATACTTTAGGGTCTAAGTCATGGAAAACTATTCAATGCACAGAACGTTACATCGCAATTCCTGGTCACAATAGACGTTTGAATGTTAAAAGAAGACTCTCCGGTGTTCTTCATAATGGATCCGTTCACTGGTTAGGTGGAACTTCGACTGAAGTTATAGTCTTTTTTGATATTAACAACGAGACATTCATGGATATTCCCTTTCCTGAAGAAGCTTTGCCACCTCTACCAGGTGACCGAATTCATAAAGATGTGGGTGTGTTTGGAGACTGCCTGTGCGTAGCTGTTGTTGTTGTAGGTTTTATGACTGAGGTGTGGGTGATGCAAGATTATGGAGTAAGAGAATCTTGGGTTAAACAGTTTACAATTAATGGACCATCGGTGGAAATAATTTGCTTACCACTAATGCCAAGATGCTATCAATATTCTTTTTCCAAGCCAACATGGTCTCTTGAAAATGGGGAGATTCTAATAGATGAGCACCGGGGTTTGGTATCATATGATCAAAGTAATGGGATAACTAGGCGGGATTTGTTCGACAGTATGGCTACGAGCAGGTATATAGCAAGCTATGTGAAAAGCCTAGCCTATATGAAGTCAGGTACTTATATGGAGAAAAGAACTACCAACGGAGACCAGAAGAAGCGTAAGTGA